The DNA segment GGATATTAATAAATTAAACTGCAATGAAAAATATATTAAAATATAGCTTATTCTCTTTTTTATTGGGCTTGGTAGTATTTGCTACAGGGTGCGAGGAGAAAGAGTTATCGGAAGACTATGATATAAATTGGCCTATACCCGAAATCACAGAAGTTTCGGTTGCAGGTGATGTAGCTATTGGATCTCAAATAACAGTGAAAGGAGCATATTTTGCTGATGCTGTGGTTACCATCAATGGTATTGAATGTACAGTGATTAGTGTGAATGATACGGAAACAGAGATGACTGTTGAGTTACCCAGAATCTTTGAACAAGGATTGCTACGTGTAGCTAATGTATTTAATCGTTATAGTGAAAGCGATGAATTACTTAATCCAGTTTATCCTGAAGTAACCGTGACAAAGGTTAACGATATTCCTCAGGGACTTCAGTTTAAGGTGGAAGGTGAAAATGTTGATGTAATATCAGAAGTATATATTGATGGCGAAAGTGTACCCATCTTAACACGAGAACCTTCGGAAATATTGATTAACTCAGGAGAACTGGATTTAAAACCAGGACAGTTGGTAAGTGTTAGTTTTAAAAGCTTAGGACCCAATGCGATTCCTGAAGTAGCTAATGTAAATGTGATTTATCCCTTTATTGAGTATAAAGAATTAATTATTTGGGATTTTGAGGATGGAAATCATCATTACGTAGGAGAGCCAACTGCAAGTGTTGCATCTGGTGGATCTGATTGTCCGGGTAATGTAGATAAGTTCTTTCAACTAAGAGCTCCTGGTTATGGCTGGGATAAAGTAACGGGAGAAATGACTTCTGAAGAAGTCCCTGATGTATCTACTTTTATCAATCCTTATTTGACTTTTGCGGTGCGTACTCCTGCAGGTAGTGCTGGTTACTTCCAAATGGAAGATCAAAATGGAAACTGGCGTCATTTCGGCTATGGTTTCAAAACAGATGGCGAATGGATGATT comes from the Saccharicrinis fermentans DSM 9555 = JCM 21142 genome and includes:
- a CDS encoding IPT/TIG domain-containing protein — protein: MKNILKYSLFSFLLGLVVFATGCEEKELSEDYDINWPIPEITEVSVAGDVAIGSQITVKGAYFADAVVTINGIECTVISVNDTETEMTVELPRIFEQGLLRVANVFNRYSESDELLNPVYPEVTVTKVNDIPQGLQFKVEGENVDVISEVYIDGESVPILTREPSEILINSGELDLKPGQLVSVSFKSLGPNAIPEVANVNVIYPFIEYKELIIWDFEDGNHHYVGEPTASVASGGSDCPGNVDKFFQLRAPGYGWDKVTGEMTSEEVPDVSTFINPYLTFAVRTPAGSAGYFQMEDQNGNWRHFGYGFKTDGEWMIISQPLNESWEGGEFDTRAFKPKLSFKAGNAGTQQDVDIAYMKITEGMYDGTLEPGDAIGSTDIPAKIDLLTFEDTENHPDQVNNGVTIGSLDNTLRPLEDQITAFNGSHFYTFGNDPAAGGWSGYWGNSISVDTKDIDLSKFNDPYLSMALNTGNGLGQQYLIVRMYQYDEQLVMVRKFFPNNDGLWTNHQFSLFNEDLENWSDDSTELGAHYKTLKRMNPAEPIDRIEFIVSRNDQNEVLISMDEFTITEGPRY